One Campylobacter massiliensis DNA window includes the following coding sequences:
- a CDS encoding lytic transglycosylase domain-containing protein — MKIFRVIMLCLACTGWLFATAASNDAEQTQKMILKEFDIDAKFLQSSHYASIKNSIKDGKRKEFTDTVKNGYKHIPMLQKIIKDSGIPESFLYLAMTESGFSNNIVSSKKAIGIWQFMESTAKLYGLRVDKYTDERKDPMAATAAATKYLQSLKNDFGKWYLAMMAYNCGEARLREGIRKAGTTDLATLLDDKKSYIPKETKRFVKKILTIAHIAKEQENLLAKTQALSGTNGIELSKIDVPGGTTLMEVGDSIGLSLKKMKEYNMHLKFVYTPPTEKPYYLYIPLNKKKMFSDNFEVAQNRKFEIYTAKENDTLLTIAEKTGVNHKIIKEYNDLASNEIKPNQKLVIPSEQNVNYLAEYMVKSGDTLGEVSQKFDVALEDLKEANTLMSSNSSIGAKLAATE, encoded by the coding sequence ATGAAAATCTTTAGAGTAATAATGCTGTGTCTAGCATGTACGGGGTGGCTTTTTGCGACCGCGGCTAGCAACGACGCAGAGCAAACCCAAAAGATGATATTAAAAGAATTCGACATAGACGCTAAATTTTTACAAAGCTCTCACTACGCTTCTATAAAAAATTCCATCAAGGACGGTAAGAGAAAAGAGTTTACAGACACCGTCAAAAACGGCTACAAACACATCCCGATGCTTCAAAAGATCATAAAAGACTCAGGTATACCGGAGTCGTTTTTATATCTTGCTATGACTGAGTCTGGGTTTTCAAACAACATAGTTTCCAGTAAAAAAGCCATCGGAATTTGGCAGTTTATGGAGTCTACGGCGAAGCTTTACGGCCTTAGAGTCGATAAGTACACCGATGAGCGAAAAGACCCGATGGCAGCTACCGCCGCGGCTACAAAATACCTACAAAGCCTAAAAAACGACTTTGGTAAATGGTATCTTGCGATGATGGCTTATAACTGCGGCGAAGCAAGGCTAAGAGAGGGTATCAGAAAAGCAGGAACTACCGATCTAGCTACATTGCTAGACGATAAAAAAAGCTACATCCCAAAAGAGACGAAAAGATTCGTAAAAAAAATTTTAACTATCGCGCACATAGCCAAAGAGCAGGAAAATTTACTAGCTAAAACACAGGCTCTAAGCGGTACGAATGGCATAGAATTATCAAAAATAGACGTTCCTGGCGGTACAACGCTGATGGAGGTCGGAGACAGCATAGGGCTTAGCCTAAAAAAGATGAAAGAATACAATATGCATCTAAAATTCGTCTATACTCCGCCTACGGAAAAACCTTATTATCTTTATATTCCGTTAAACAAAAAGAAAATGTTTAGCGATAATTTCGAAGTAGCGCAAAATAGAAAATTTGAAATTTATACTGCCAAAGAGAACGATACGCTACTAACTATAGCGGAAAAAACCGGCGTAAATCATAAAATCATAAAAGAGTACAACGACCTTGCCTCAAACGAGATCAAGCCTAACCAAAAGCTAGTCATACCAAGCGAGCAAAACGTCAACTACCTAGCCGAGTACATGGTTAAAAGCGGCGATACGCTCGGAGAGGTTTCGCAGAAATTTGACGTAGCGCTTGAGGATTTAAAAGAAGCTAATACGCTAATGAGCTCAAACAGCTCGATCGGAGCCAAACTTGCCGCAACCGAGTAG
- a CDS encoding septal ring lytic transglycosylase RlpA family protein yields the protein MPQPSRAKFIFFSLFFVFFMSGCSFLTSPFGGITGSGGSKKSGKINSSKGMHEATMRPYTINGKTYYPTVVKVGDRASGIASWYGPDFHGKKTSNGETYDMHAMTAAHKTLPMNTMVRVTNIKNGKNIIVRINDRGPFVAGRVIDLSKTGAVKLDVFNAGTAPVLLEVVGFNGNVGGAAVVASSQPSSKQPSSQKPSTQTKSQPQQQQQQTFVGGIFMVQIGAFKNLSGANAFKQQHAGQYGNGAYDAVIKSYELDGGKIYRVFISGFRSEEEAKDFISAGHISGAFFVRE from the coding sequence TTGCCGCAACCGAGTAGGGCTAAATTTATATTTTTTAGCCTATTTTTTGTATTTTTTATGAGCGGCTGTTCGTTTTTAACATCGCCGTTTGGCGGCATCACCGGTAGCGGCGGCTCAAAAAAAAGCGGCAAAATAAATAGCTCAAAGGGCATGCATGAAGCAACCATGCGCCCATACACCATAAACGGTAAAACCTACTATCCAACCGTCGTAAAAGTCGGCGATAGAGCTAGCGGTATAGCCAGCTGGTACGGTCCGGATTTTCACGGTAAAAAGACGTCAAACGGCGAGACTTACGATATGCATGCTATGACGGCGGCGCACAAGACTCTGCCGATGAATACGATGGTGCGCGTAACGAATATAAAAAACGGTAAAAATATCATCGTGCGTATCAACGACCGCGGACCTTTCGTTGCAGGGCGCGTGATAGATCTGTCAAAAACGGGCGCGGTGAAACTTGATGTGTTTAACGCCGGTACGGCTCCGGTTTTGCTAGAGGTCGTCGGCTTTAACGGCAATGTTGGCGGAGCAGCGGTCGTAGCATCCTCGCAGCCTAGCTCAAAACAGCCTAGCTCGCAAAAACCGAGCACTCAGACTAAGTCGCAGCCGCAACAACAGCAGCAACAAACTTTTGTTGGCGGTATTTTCATGGTGCAAATCGGCGCATTTAAAAATTTAAGCGGCGCAAATGCCTTTAAGCAGCAGCACGCAGGACAATACGGCAACGGCGCTTATGATGCCGTTATAAAGTCCTACGAGCTTGACGGCGGTAAAATTTACAGAGTGTTTATAAGCGGCTTTAGGAGCGAAGAAGAAGCAAAAGACTTCATAAGCGCAGGGCACATCTCTGGCGCATTTTTCGTGAGGGAATAA
- the hisB gene encoding imidazoleglycerol-phosphate dehydratase HisB — MQRKTKETDISLELEIYGSGKAEISTGIGFFDHMLEAFCKHALFDMKLVCKGDLHVDFHHSVEDVGIVIGQALREKIYPLSGVERFGEATVAMDEAAVNCALDLSNRPFLVYESINEGKVGEFDVELANEFFQALAFNAAITLHIAKIRGRNSHHILEASFKACAVALRRALAKNARVGVPSTKGVL, encoded by the coding sequence ATGCAAAGAAAGACAAAAGAGACGGATATCAGCCTAGAGCTTGAAATTTACGGTAGCGGGAAAGCTGAGATAAGCACTGGTATAGGATTTTTCGATCACATGCTCGAGGCCTTTTGCAAGCACGCTCTTTTTGATATGAAGCTTGTCTGTAAGGGCGATCTGCACGTGGATTTTCATCATAGCGTAGAAGACGTAGGTATCGTTATCGGGCAGGCTTTGCGCGAGAAAATTTATCCGCTTAGCGGAGTAGAGAGATTTGGCGAGGCGACGGTAGCGATGGACGAGGCGGCGGTAAACTGCGCCCTTGATCTTTCAAACCGTCCGTTTTTGGTATATGAAAGTATAAACGAGGGCAAGGTCGGTGAATTTGATGTAGAGCTGGCGAACGAGTTTTTCCAAGCCCTAGCGTTTAACGCCGCAATCACGCTACATATCGCCAAAATCCGCGGACGAAACTCTCATCATATTTTGGAGGCTAGCTTTAAAGCCTGCGCCGTCGCGCTAAGAAGGGCTCTGGCTAAAAATGCTAGAGTCGGCGTACCTAGCACGAAAGGCGTGCTATGA
- a CDS encoding KdsC family phosphatase, with translation MIEIIVLDVDGCLTDGKIVYSPNGDELKFFDVKDGYAIESWLKLGKKVAIITGRSSPIVEKRAQDLKITHVYQGVSDKLEIAKQILEFEGLEFENAAAIGDDYNDYKLLKSVGWSFKPKNAIKELEVRTKLNYKGGNGAVREMIEILIRSEGLMQEWAKRWL, from the coding sequence ATGATAGAGATTATAGTTTTAGACGTCGATGGCTGCCTAACCGACGGCAAGATCGTCTATAGCCCAAACGGCGACGAGCTTAAATTTTTTGACGTCAAGGACGGATATGCTATCGAGAGCTGGCTAAAGCTCGGGAAAAAAGTCGCGATCATCACGGGCAGAAGCTCGCCTATCGTCGAAAAAAGAGCGCAGGATCTAAAGATAACGCACGTCTATCAAGGCGTTAGCGATAAGCTTGAAATCGCAAAACAGATACTAGAATTTGAAGGGTTGGAGTTTGAAAATGCCGCAGCTATAGGCGATGATTATAACGACTACAAGCTGCTAAAAAGCGTCGGATGGAGCTTTAAGCCAAAAAACGCGATCAAAGAGCTTGAGGTAAGAACGAAACTAAACTACAAGGGCGGTAACGGCGCGGTGCGCGAGATGATAGAGATACTTATCCGTAGCGAGGGCCTAATGCAAGAGTGGGCTAAACGTTGGTTATAA
- the lptC gene encoding LPS export ABC transporter periplasmic protein LptC: MVIRIFYLVVSVFSVAMVYLAIEEPYYSDLLSGGEVSASMQMSAVTDYEMNATAVNARYEADTWNRYSEFDEFIKFRAEIFKDNKEHNVSSDKAFYNGGRITLRGNARYANNENLTFASEEVIYSTATKVATSDSPFTMTQNEDKIVGKALVYDFELKKAYIKKAFALIEQDRKR, encoded by the coding sequence TTGGTTATAAGGATTTTTTACTTAGTCGTTAGCGTTTTTAGCGTGGCGATGGTTTATTTGGCGATTGAGGAGCCTTATTACAGCGATCTTTTAAGCGGCGGCGAGGTGAGCGCGAGCATGCAGATGAGCGCAGTCACGGACTACGAGATGAACGCCACTGCAGTAAACGCTAGGTATGAAGCCGATACTTGGAATAGATACTCTGAATTTGACGAATTTATCAAATTTAGAGCGGAAATTTTTAAAGATAATAAAGAGCATAATGTGAGCTCCGACAAAGCGTTTTACAATGGTGGACGTATTACACTTAGAGGTAATGCTCGCTACGCAAACAATGAAAATTTAACTTTTGCTTCGGAAGAAGTGATCTATAGCACCGCTACAAAGGTTGCAACATCTGATTCACCCTTTACGATGACGCAAAACGAAGATAAAATAGTCGGTAAAGCCTTGGTTTACGATTTTGAGTTAAAAAAAGCTTATATCAAAAAAGCCTTTGCTTTGATAGAGCAAGATAGAAAAAGATAG
- the lptA gene encoding lipopolysaccharide transport periplasmic protein LptA produces MIKFGFKKTVLVLALGALPLLAEQVEITADEFYADEGKQISEFKGNVNIKKGKDTLTANLVVIYFDKKRNPLKYVASGNAKFRVFIKNKTYDGSGSELIYEPAPNLYTINGNGFLHEIETDKKVYGEKITVNQNSGTYNVNSGKKEPVKFIFQVEDKK; encoded by the coding sequence ATGATAAAATTTGGGTTTAAAAAAACGGTTTTAGTTTTGGCGCTCGGCGCTTTGCCGCTCTTGGCGGAGCAAGTAGAGATCACCGCAGACGAGTTTTATGCCGACGAAGGCAAGCAAATAAGCGAATTTAAAGGTAATGTAAATATTAAAAAAGGCAAGGATACGCTTACTGCAAATTTAGTAGTGATATATTTTGACAAAAAGCGAAATCCTCTAAAATACGTCGCTTCCGGCAATGCCAAATTTAGAGTATTTATCAAAAATAAAACATACGACGGTAGCGGTAGCGAGCTTATTTACGAGCCTGCGCCGAATTTATATACGATAAACGGCAACGGATTTTTACACGAGATAGAAACCGATAAAAAAGTCTACGGCGAAAAGATCACCGTCAATCAAAACAGCGGCACGTATAACGTAAACAGCGGCAAAAAAGAGCCGGTCAAATTTATATTCCAGGTTGAGGACAAAAAGTGA
- the yihA gene encoding ribosome biogenesis GTP-binding protein YihA/YsxC, whose translation MIRVLNAKFLVSAPDISLAPPANSSEVAFLGRSNVGKSSLINALVNQKGLAKSSSTPGKTRLINFFEVEYARGTKNEQGEPSEERANLTFVDLPGFGYAKVAKSMHAQWRKNLDEYLKFRANIKLFVHLIDSRQFDMQIDRDVNDYLQSFLRPDQKILNFLTKSDKLNQSQKSAVLKVYPGAHFVSALKKTGVEKANELIYINALGL comes from the coding sequence GTGATCCGCGTTTTAAACGCAAAATTTCTCGTTTCGGCGCCCGACATCTCGCTAGCTCCGCCTGCAAATTCGAGCGAAGTGGCGTTTTTGGGGCGCTCAAACGTCGGCAAAAGTAGCCTCATAAACGCCCTGGTTAATCAAAAAGGCCTAGCCAAAAGCAGCTCCACGCCGGGCAAAACGCGCCTAATAAATTTTTTCGAGGTCGAGTATGCGCGCGGTACCAAAAACGAGCAAGGCGAACCAAGCGAGGAGAGGGCAAATTTGACTTTCGTAGATCTGCCGGGCTTTGGATATGCCAAAGTGGCTAAAAGTATGCACGCGCAGTGGAGAAAAAATCTCGACGAATATCTAAAATTTAGAGCCAATATCAAGCTTTTCGTGCATCTCATCGACTCGCGCCAGTTTGATATGCAAATCGATAGGGACGTAAACGACTATTTACAAAGCTTCCTGCGCCCCGATCAAAAAATTTTAAATTTCCTCACCAAATCAGACAAGCTAAATCAAAGCCAAAAAAGCGCGGTTTTAAAGGTCTATCCGGGCGCGCATTTCGTTTCGGCGCTTAAAAAAACGGGCGTAGAAAAGGCAAACGAGCTTATATATATAAACGCGCTGGGGCTGTAA
- the mrdA gene encoding penicillin-binding protein 2, translating into MRMRIVFGIIFSVWVLLLVRVYYLSVKSNDFYEEIAEQNAVKTQYLAPVRGLILDAKGRPMAVNRLGFSVALKPHLSGKRAEILDAELANLQNLFEDLNVTKLKREYVKADSPYNQDFIQIIDFMDYDKMIPRIAELSLRENLEVKPASKRHYPYNNLASHIIGYVGRANQQDVESDPVAKLTNHTGRSGTERFYNSVLQGQEGVRKVKVNALNQEVEEISVSYPQSSDISLTIDLEMQKYIEEIFGDNAGVIIVMDVRDGSILAAGSFPEYDLNPFVTGLSQAKWDELVKSIDHPFTNKLVNGLYPPGSVIKMGVAMAFLDTGKMNRSDGYFCSGSFELGGRNFRCWNVYGHGFMDMNSAIRESCDDYFYKGSLKVGIDAITPVLERLGFGQKSGVDLPNEFVGIVPGREWKMQKYAQPWYQGETLITSIGQGNFLVTPMQVVRYTGILATGKNIVPHFLRSVNGEEIKFEPTDDILTPFEKKQLPYVQKAMYEVVNHKKGTAHKYFKEAKLTLAAKTGTAQVVGISQAEKKRMKEEDMEYLRRSHAWVTTYGPYEEPRYAVTVIIEHGGHGGLAAGPLTAKIFNKLLEMGYIDQKYEITSLADTEAAQKKKN; encoded by the coding sequence ATGAGGATGCGCATAGTTTTTGGCATCATATTTAGCGTCTGGGTGCTTTTGCTGGTGCGCGTTTATTATCTTAGCGTCAAATCAAACGACTTTTACGAAGAGATCGCCGAGCAAAATGCGGTAAAAACGCAGTATTTAGCTCCCGTCAGGGGGCTGATTTTAGACGCCAAAGGCCGTCCTATGGCGGTAAATCGCCTCGGTTTTTCCGTCGCTTTAAAGCCGCACCTGAGCGGCAAGAGGGCGGAAATTTTAGACGCTGAGCTTGCAAATTTGCAAAATTTATTCGAGGACTTAAATGTCACGAAGCTAAAGCGCGAATACGTCAAAGCCGACTCGCCTTATAATCAAGATTTTATTCAGATTATCGATTTTATGGACTACGACAAGATGATACCGCGCATCGCCGAGCTATCGCTACGAGAAAATTTGGAGGTCAAGCCAGCCTCCAAGCGCCACTATCCATACAACAACCTAGCCTCTCACATCATCGGTTACGTCGGTCGCGCAAACCAGCAAGACGTCGAATCCGACCCCGTCGCAAAGCTAACCAATCACACGGGCAGAAGCGGCACGGAGCGCTTTTATAACTCCGTCTTGCAGGGGCAAGAGGGCGTACGAAAGGTAAAAGTAAACGCGCTAAATCAGGAAGTCGAGGAGATATCCGTGAGCTACCCGCAAAGCTCGGACATCTCGCTCACGATCGACCTTGAGATGCAAAAATACATCGAGGAAATTTTCGGCGACAACGCGGGCGTCATCATCGTGATGGACGTGAGAGACGGCTCGATACTGGCTGCGGGCAGCTTCCCCGAGTATGATCTAAACCCGTTCGTTACGGGGTTATCGCAGGCTAAGTGGGACGAGCTCGTTAAAAGTATCGATCATCCATTCACAAACAAGCTCGTAAACGGTCTTTATCCGCCGGGCTCGGTTATCAAAATGGGCGTGGCGATGGCATTTTTAGATACCGGTAAGATGAACCGCTCCGATGGGTATTTTTGCTCGGGCTCATTTGAGCTTGGAGGGCGAAATTTTCGCTGCTGGAACGTCTACGGACACGGTTTTATGGATATGAACTCGGCCATACGAGAGAGCTGCGACGATTATTTTTATAAAGGCAGCTTAAAGGTCGGTATCGACGCTATAACCCCGGTTTTAGAGCGGCTGGGGTTTGGGCAAAAGAGCGGCGTGGATTTGCCTAACGAATTTGTCGGTATCGTGCCCGGACGCGAGTGGAAGATGCAAAAATACGCCCAGCCGTGGTATCAGGGCGAGACGCTGATCACCTCGATCGGACAGGGCAACTTCCTCGTGACGCCGATGCAGGTGGTGCGCTATACGGGTATCCTGGCGACGGGGAAAAATATCGTCCCGCATTTTTTACGTAGCGTAAACGGCGAGGAGATTAAATTTGAGCCTACCGATGATATCCTCACGCCGTTTGAGAAAAAGCAGTTGCCGTATGTCCAAAAGGCGATGTATGAGGTCGTAAATCATAAAAAAGGCACGGCGCATAAATATTTTAAAGAGGCAAAACTCACGCTAGCGGCAAAAACGGGTACCGCGCAGGTTGTGGGCATCTCGCAGGCCGAAAAAAAGCGTATGAAAGAAGAGGACATGGAGTATCTGCGCCGCTCGCACGCATGGGTCACGACCTATGGGCCGTACGAGGAGCCTAGATATGCCGTTACCGTTATCATCGAGCACGGCGGACACGGCGGTCTGGCTGCCGGACCTCTAACGGCTAAAATCTTTAATAAGCTACTAGAAATGGGCTACATCGATCAAAAATACGAAATCACCTCGCTAGCAGATACCGAAGCAGCGCAAAAGAAGAAAAATTAA
- a CDS encoding Crp/Fnr family transcriptional regulator: MLEQIPFFQELNEAELKRLEDISILKKYKKGEFLFMEGEESKWLHLLIKGSLKLYKIGPKGKEIFMHQFNGISFVAELANFENIKFPATAIFLTGGEVLKIDYDKFYAEFLSNPRVSLQIIKSLSQKLKIASELIHQELVLNSEAKVASFLVNHADLFNELKHIKIASILNITPETFSRILAKFKTQNLIELDANNKIVNIATSELSEMFEG, translated from the coding sequence ATGCTAGAGCAAATCCCGTTTTTTCAGGAGCTAAACGAGGCCGAGCTAAAAAGGCTGGAAGATATCAGCATCCTAAAAAAATATAAAAAAGGCGAGTTTTTATTTATGGAGGGCGAGGAGTCAAAGTGGCTCCACCTCCTTATAAAAGGTTCTCTCAAGCTCTATAAAATCGGTCCTAAGGGCAAAGAGATTTTTATGCATCAGTTTAACGGGATTAGCTTCGTAGCCGAGCTTGCCAACTTTGAAAATATCAAATTTCCGGCGACGGCGATATTTTTAACAGGCGGCGAGGTGCTAAAAATCGACTACGATAAATTTTACGCCGAGTTTTTATCAAATCCGCGCGTATCGCTACAAATCATCAAATCGCTCTCGCAAAAGCTAAAAATCGCAAGCGAGCTGATACATCAAGAGCTCGTGCTAAACTCCGAGGCCAAGGTCGCGAGCTTTCTCGTTAATCACGCCGATCTTTTTAACGAGCTAAAACACATAAAAATTGCTTCCATCCTAAACATCACTCCAGAGACGTTTTCAAGGATTTTAGCGAAATTTAAAACCCAAAATTTGATCGAACTAGACGCAAATAATAAAATAGTAAATATCGCCACAAGCGAGCTTTCGGAGATGTTTGAGGGATAA
- the mscL gene encoding large-conductance mechanosensitive channel protein MscL, which translates to MSFIKEFKEFAMRGNVIDMAVGVVIGGAFGKIVSSLVGDVIMPIVGVLTGGVNFTDLKFTLKDAVGDTAAVTVNYGSFIQTMVDFTIIAFCIFCVVKAINSLKKPKEEPKTEEPAPVPEDIALLTEIRDLLKNK; encoded by the coding sequence ATGAGTTTCATCAAGGAATTTAAAGAATTCGCAATGCGCGGCAACGTCATCGACATGGCCGTGGGCGTCGTGATCGGAGGGGCTTTTGGCAAGATCGTTAGCTCGCTAGTCGGCGACGTGATCATGCCTATCGTGGGCGTACTAACGGGCGGCGTGAATTTTACGGATTTAAAATTTACGCTAAAAGACGCGGTCGGCGACACGGCTGCCGTAACCGTAAACTACGGCTCGTTCATACAAACGATGGTCGATTTTACGATTATCGCGTTTTGTATTTTCTGCGTAGTTAAGGCTATAAATTCGCTCAAAAAACCAAAAGAAGAGCCAAAAACAGAAGAGCCTGCGCCGGTGCCTGAGGATATAGCGCTTCTAACCGAAATCAGAGATCTTTTAAAAAATAAATAA
- the gltX gene encoding glutamate--tRNA ligase — translation MYRFAPSPTGDMHLGNLRVAILNYVCSLQDKSGFIIRIEDTDKERNIPGKDKEILEILELFGIKWDTLYYQSKNLKFHREFAAKLLIDKKAFSCFCTESELEAKKEAAKARGEAYRYDGTCEHLSDNEVLNNQKPFVVRMKKPLGTMKFKDAIKGEISFEPENVDSFVIMRADFTPTYNFACAVDDMLEGVTFVIRGEDHVSNTPKQDLIREGLGYTQKINYAHLPIILNVEGKKMSKRENESSVKWLLSQGFMPEAIANYIVSLGYKAPVEIFTIEEAAQWFDISKVSASPAKFDVKQLEYINREHIKRASDARLAALIGIKPEFAALARFYTQESSLLTEIKAKVDAIFATKFIPDEFKAGCEAIKTAATSLNLSEFSEFNELKKALMDATGLKGKGFFMPLRILLTGAEHGPELSELYPLIKPYLKEILR, via the coding sequence ATGTATCGTTTTGCGCCGTCGCCTACAGGCGATATGCATCTGGGAAATTTAAGGGTTGCGATCCTAAACTACGTCTGTTCGCTCCAGGATAAAAGTGGCTTTATCATCCGTATCGAGGATACCGACAAGGAGCGCAATATCCCCGGAAAAGACAAGGAAATTTTAGAAATTTTAGAGCTTTTCGGTATCAAATGGGACACGCTTTATTATCAAAGTAAAAATTTGAAATTTCACCGCGAATTTGCAGCAAAGCTTTTGATAGATAAAAAAGCGTTTTCGTGCTTTTGCACCGAAAGCGAACTGGAGGCTAAAAAAGAAGCCGCCAAGGCTAGAGGCGAAGCCTACCGCTACGACGGCACATGCGAGCATCTAAGCGATAACGAAGTGCTAAATAACCAAAAGCCTTTCGTCGTGCGCATGAAAAAGCCGTTAGGTACGATGAAATTTAAAGACGCTATAAAGGGCGAAATCAGCTTCGAGCCTGAAAACGTCGATAGCTTTGTGATTATGCGGGCTGATTTTACGCCGACATATAACTTCGCCTGCGCGGTCGATGATATGCTAGAGGGCGTAACCTTCGTTATCCGCGGCGAGGATCACGTCAGCAACACGCCAAAGCAAGACCTCATCCGCGAAGGACTAGGCTATACGCAAAAGATAAACTACGCCCACCTGCCTATCATCCTAAACGTCGAGGGCAAAAAAATGAGCAAACGCGAGAACGAAAGTAGCGTAAAATGGCTGCTCTCGCAAGGCTTTATGCCAGAAGCTATCGCAAACTACATCGTCTCGCTAGGCTACAAGGCGCCGGTTGAAATCTTTACGATAGAAGAAGCCGCGCAGTGGTTTGATATCTCGAAAGTTTCGGCGTCTCCGGCTAAATTTGACGTCAAGCAGCTAGAATACATCAACCGCGAACACATCAAAAGAGCAAGCGATGCAAGACTAGCTGCGCTAATTGGTATAAAACCGGAATTTGCCGCGCTTGCTAGATTTTACACGCAAGAAAGCAGCCTACTAACCGAGATAAAAGCCAAGGTCGATGCGATTTTTGCGACCAAATTTATCCCTGATGAGTTTAAGGCGGGTTGCGAGGCTATAAAAACCGCCGCAACTTCGTTAAATTTGAGTGAATTTAGCGAATTTAACGAGCTAAAAAAGGCCCTCATGGATGCCACGGGGCTAAAGGGCAAAGGCTTTTTTATGCCGCTTAGGATTTTGCTCACGGGCGCCGAGCACGGCCCCGAGCTTAGCGAGCTATATCCGCTCATCAAACCGTATCTAAAGGAAATTTTACGATGA
- a CDS encoding YggT family protein produces the protein MIFSVFLEAVGSILHIVISAYTWIIIGAAIISWVRPDPYNPIVQLLYRLTEPVYAAIRRVIPTVFGGIDIAPIIVLLSLQFIDRFFVRLMFAYAT, from the coding sequence ATGATATTTTCGGTATTTTTAGAAGCAGTCGGCAGTATCCTGCATATCGTTATCAGCGCCTATACGTGGATCATCATAGGCGCGGCGATCATAAGTTGGGTGCGCCCCGATCCCTATAATCCTATCGTGCAACTGCTCTACCGCCTCACCGAGCCCGTCTATGCCGCCATCCGCCGCGTGATACCGACGGTTTTTGGCGGTATAGATATAGCGCCTATTATCGTGCTTTTGTCGCTTCAGTTTATAGATAGATTTTTTGTAAGGCTCATGTTTGCGTACGCTACTTAA